The Cicer arietinum cultivar CDC Frontier isolate Library 1 unplaced genomic scaffold, Cicar.CDCFrontier_v2.0 Ca_scaffold_6196_v2.0, whole genome shotgun sequence genome includes a region encoding these proteins:
- the LOC101512144 gene encoding uncharacterized protein — MKEFPSCFGENGVQVADSSNTTTRAPQNAVTCVYQCRLRDHSCLITVSWTKTLLGQGLSVGIDDLINHCLCKGEKKPWLFSKRKGSKNLEVQFGKVKIFWDFSFAKFGFGPEPLE; from the coding sequence ATGAAGGAGTTTCCTTCTTGTTTTGGAGAAAATGGTGTTCAGGTTGCTGATTCATCAAATACCACAACAAGAGCACCTCAAAATGCTGTTACTTGTGTTTATCAATGCAGATTAAGAGACCATTCTTGTTTGATCACAGTTTCATGGACAAAAACTCTGTTGGGTCAAGGCCTAAGTGTTGGAATTGATGATTTGATCAACCATTGTCTCTGCAAAGGTGAAAAAAAGCCATGGTTGTTCTCAAAGAGAAAAGGGTCAAAGAATTTAGAGGTTCAATTTGGCAAAGTCAAGATCTTTTGGGACTTCAGTTTTGCTAAATTTGGTTTTGGGCCTGAACCACTAGAG